The following are encoded together in the Chromatiaceae bacterium genome:
- a CDS encoding energy-coupling factor ABC transporter permease gives MHVPDGFLSPQTYLPAYALAAGAWTYAARRLQRRLDETLLPRLAVLSALGFVLMSVMLPLPGGTSVHASGIGILAVVFGPWISFAAVSLVLLLQALVFGAGGITVLPVNALAMGLAGSAMACLGYRLLRPMGERVGLFAAGWLASVVPALLIALVLGVQPSIAHTPDGQPLFFPFGLAVTLPAVVIPHALLGIGEGLLTVLVVGFLRRRTGAAP, from the coding sequence ATGCACGTCCCCGACGGCTTCCTGTCGCCCCAGACCTACCTGCCGGCCTACGCCCTGGCCGCGGGCGCCTGGACCTACGCCGCCCGTCGCCTGCAACGGCGCCTCGACGAGACCCTGCTGCCACGCCTGGCAGTCCTCTCGGCCCTGGGCTTCGTGTTGATGTCGGTCATGCTGCCGTTGCCGGGCGGTACCTCGGTCCATGCCTCGGGGATCGGCATCCTCGCCGTCGTCTTCGGCCCCTGGATCAGCTTCGCGGCGGTGTCCCTGGTGCTGCTGTTACAGGCCCTGGTCTTCGGCGCCGGGGGCATCACGGTGCTGCCGGTCAATGCCCTGGCGATGGGCCTGGCGGGCTCGGCCATGGCTTGCCTCGGTTATCGTCTGCTCAGGCCGATGGGCGAGCGGGTGGGGCTGTTCGCTGCCGGTTGGCTGGCCAGCGTGGTGCCGGCCCTGCTCATCGCCCTGGTGCTGGGTGTGCAGCCGTCCATCGCCCATACCCCCGATGGACAACCCCTGTTCTTCCCCTTCGGCCTGGCGGTGACCCTGCCCGCCGTGGTCATCCCCCATGCCTTGCTCGGCATCGGCGAAGGGCTGCTGACCGTGCTGGTGGTCGGCTTCCTGCGACGGCGCACCGGCGCGGCCCCGTGA
- a CDS encoding ABC transporter permease codes for MKDRLGFAAYLAAVVAITLIHDVLWLGAGLLVAVLIAGRQAPALLLRTLLPVLFFNLAVSLGYSVAGLLGGEVRWGYLALMNVRVILLTFLTFLMVSRVDLLRALNFSPTLIYLIVLALSQIMTFRRLHQEFRLAGESRRLRRASLREGYTQGAVVAVQFFDKAEHGAGEIALAMRSRGFFGPTAE; via the coding sequence GTGAAGGACCGCCTTGGCTTCGCCGCCTACCTGGCGGCCGTCGTTGCCATCACCCTGATCCACGATGTCCTCTGGCTGGGCGCGGGGCTCCTGGTCGCGGTGCTGATCGCCGGGCGGCAAGCGCCGGCCCTGCTGCTTCGCACCCTGCTGCCGGTCCTGTTCTTCAACCTGGCCGTGAGCCTCGGGTACAGCGTGGCGGGTCTGCTCGGTGGCGAGGTTCGGTGGGGCTACCTGGCGCTCATGAATGTCCGGGTCATCCTGCTGACCTTTCTCACCTTCCTGATGGTCTCCCGGGTCGACCTCCTGCGCGCCTTGAACTTCTCGCCGACCCTGATCTACCTGATCGTCCTTGCCCTGAGCCAGATCATGACCTTCCGTCGCCTGCACCAGGAGTTTCGCCTCGCCGGGGAGAGCCGCCGGCTGCGACGAGCCTCCCTGCGCGAGGGCTACACCCAAGGCGCTGTGGTGGCGGTGCAGTTCTTTGACAAGGCGGAGCACGGCGCCGGCGAGATCGCCCTGGCCATGCGCTCGCGCGGCTTCTTCGGCCCGACCGCGGAATGA
- a CDS encoding ABC transporter ATP-binding protein translates to MSPGITPGPSQTGTQGSPPATDAAGGPPPSPAPALLEAEGLSFRLDGTHDLLLDIDLTLRPGDKVVLLGANGTGKSTLLRLLNGLLTPSRGEVRYDGQPLTRQHLREPGFHRRFRREVVLLFQNPDAMLFNPTVADEIAFGPRQLGLPDLEERVRHWAGLLRLEALLGRTPFSLSGGEKQRVCLAALLALEPRVLLLDEPTANMDPRSTGWLIDFLANLRQTALVTTHNLSLADELGERCLVLGEDHRLIYDGEIGAFLRDGDALLAANLVHSHRHRHGEKLPAHFHVHDWD, encoded by the coding sequence ATGAGCCCCGGAATAACCCCGGGCCCGTCTCAGACCGGGACCCAGGGCAGCCCCCCGGCGACGGATGCCGCCGGGGGCCCGCCGCCATCACCGGCCCCGGCCCTGCTGGAGGCCGAGGGCCTCAGCTTTCGTCTCGATGGAACCCACGACCTGCTCCTGGACATCGACCTCACCCTGAGACCAGGGGACAAGGTCGTACTGCTCGGGGCCAACGGCACCGGCAAGAGCACCCTCCTGAGGCTGCTCAACGGGCTGCTGACGCCCTCCAGGGGTGAGGTCCGCTACGACGGACAACCCCTGACCCGCCAACATTTGCGCGAGCCGGGGTTCCACAGGCGCTTCCGCCGCGAGGTCGTCCTGCTATTCCAGAACCCGGACGCCATGCTTTTCAATCCGACGGTCGCCGACGAGATCGCCTTTGGACCGCGGCAGCTTGGACTGCCCGACCTGGAGGAGCGGGTCCGTCATTGGGCTGGCCTGCTCCGGCTCGAGGCGCTGCTCGGGCGCACCCCCTTCAGTCTGAGCGGTGGGGAGAAGCAGCGGGTCTGTCTGGCGGCCCTGCTCGCCCTAGAGCCGCGGGTGCTCCTGCTCGACGAGCCAACCGCCAACATGGACCCCCGCAGCACCGGCTGGCTCATCGACTTCCTCGCCAACCTGCGGCAGACGGCGTTGGTGACCACCCACAACCTGAGCCTCGCCGATGAACTGGGCGAGCGCTGCCTGGTGCTCGGGGAGGACCACCGCCTGATCTACGACGGCGAGATTGGCGCCTTTCTCCGGGACGGTGACGCGCTTCTGGCCGCAAACCTGGTCCATAGTCACCGCCACCGCCACGGGGAGAAGCTGCCCGCGCACTTCCACGTCCACGACTGGGACTGA
- a CDS encoding metallophosphoesterase, translating into MRFLPSLRLCLLLVVCVLAAPARAAGDHFYFVQMTDSHFGADDNLERGRRVVELINQLPVPVEFVAHTGDILADLILDPGVVDQTLEVMAGLQAPHFYVPGNHDLHKTDSDKALAVYLERFGPLVRSEEFGGVVAIFLYVETLARDWPVISGYDPLAELEKALKQAGNRPVLLFQHTPPVGGHFRNVIYPGWAAENRQRWEKLVLGHNVKGVFTGHYHKDELHWIGEVPLFVAPPVSGSWGRQSTFRLYEYQDGRVSYRTVYLP; encoded by the coding sequence ATGAGATTCCTCCCCAGCCTGCGTCTCTGCCTCCTCCTGGTGGTCTGCGTCCTGGCGGCCCCCGCCCGGGCCGCCGGGGATCACTTCTACTTCGTGCAAATGACCGACAGCCACTTCGGGGCCGATGACAACCTGGAGCGCGGCCGGCGGGTGGTCGAGCTGATCAATCAGCTCCCCGTGCCGGTGGAGTTTGTCGCTCACACGGGCGACATCCTGGCCGACCTCATCCTGGACCCCGGGGTGGTGGACCAGACGCTGGAGGTGATGGCAGGCCTGCAGGCGCCCCACTTCTATGTCCCTGGCAACCATGACCTGCACAAGACCGACTCGGATAAGGCCCTCGCCGTCTATCTGGAACGCTTCGGGCCGCTGGTACGCAGCGAGGAATTTGGCGGGGTGGTGGCCATCTTCCTCTATGTCGAGACGCTGGCGCGGGATTGGCCCGTCATCAGCGGCTACGACCCCCTGGCGGAGCTGGAGAAGGCCCTCAAGCAGGCGGGAAACCGCCCGGTACTGCTATTCCAGCACACCCCGCCCGTGGGTGGTCACTTTCGTAACGTCATCTATCCCGGCTGGGCGGCGGAGAACCGCCAGCGCTGGGAGAAACTGGTGCTTGGACATAACGTCAAGGGGGTCTTCACCGGCCATTACCACAAGGATGAGCTGCACTGGATAGGCGAGGTGCCCCTCTTCGTGGCCCCCCCCGTGTCCGGTTCCTGGGGGCGACAAAGTACCTTTCGCCTCTACGAGTACCAGGACGGCAGGGTGAGCTATCGTACCGTCTATTTGCCTTAG
- the ribB gene encoding 3,4-dihydroxy-2-butanone-4-phosphate synthase, translating to MNLNTTEEIIEDLRQGKMVVIMDDEDRENEGDLLLAADRVTPEAVNFMARYGRGLICLTLTKERCERLRLPLMVLDNQAPHSTAFTLSIEAASGVTTGISAADRATTVRAAVAPDAQPRDLVHPGHIFPLMAEPGGVLVRAGHTEAGCDLARLAGLEPAAVIVEILNEDGGMARRPDLERFAAAHDLKIGTIADLIHYRVSHEKTVKRECDCELPTEFGTFRILAYRDSIDNDLHLALVRGHIAPERPVLVRVHLQNSLCDLFGTQHPGCGWPLRDVMRQVAKAGEGVIVVLRNRDRVEDLLGRFKALGPGSPLAEGLASRRQDRCELRTYGIGAQILADIGVRKMRVMSAPRAMHGISGFELEVVEYVGSDSASGSAG from the coding sequence ATGAACCTGAATACCACGGAAGAGATCATCGAAGACCTGCGTCAGGGCAAGATGGTCGTCATCATGGATGACGAGGACCGGGAGAACGAGGGCGACCTGCTCCTGGCGGCGGACCGGGTGACACCGGAGGCGGTGAACTTCATGGCCCGGTATGGCCGGGGGCTCATCTGCCTGACCCTGACCAAGGAGCGCTGCGAGCGGCTGCGGCTGCCCCTCATGGTCCTGGATAATCAGGCCCCCCATTCCACCGCCTTCACCCTCTCGATCGAGGCGGCCAGCGGCGTCACCACCGGCATCTCGGCGGCGGATCGGGCGACGACTGTCCGCGCTGCGGTCGCCCCCGACGCCCAGCCCCGGGACCTGGTGCATCCCGGTCACATCTTCCCCCTCATGGCGGAGCCCGGTGGCGTCCTGGTGCGCGCCGGTCATACCGAGGCGGGCTGCGACCTGGCGCGGCTGGCGGGTCTGGAGCCGGCGGCGGTCATCGTCGAGATCCTCAACGAGGATGGCGGCATGGCGCGGCGCCCGGACCTGGAGCGCTTCGCCGCCGCCCATGACCTCAAGATCGGCACCATCGCCGACCTGATTCACTATCGCGTCAGCCATGAAAAGACGGTCAAGCGCGAGTGCGATTGCGAGCTGCCCACCGAGTTCGGCACCTTCCGCATCCTGGCCTATCGGGACAGCATCGATAACGACCTGCACCTGGCCCTGGTGCGCGGCCATATCGCCCCCGAGCGTCCGGTCCTGGTGCGTGTCCATCTCCAGAATTCCCTCTGTGACCTCTTTGGTACCCAACACCCGGGATGTGGCTGGCCCCTGCGGGATGTGATGCGCCAGGTGGCCAAGGCGGGGGAGGGGGTCATCGTGGTACTGCGCAATCGCGACCGGGTCGAGGACCTGCTAGGGCGTTTCAAGGCCCTCGGGCCCGGCAGCCCGCTGGCGGAGGGGCTGGCCTCGCGTCGCCAGGATCGCTGCGAACTCCGGACCTATGGCATCGGTGCCCAGATTCTGGCCGACATCGGGGTCCGCAAGATGCGCGTCATGAGCGCCCCACGGGCGATGCACGGCATCTCCGGCTTCGAGCTGGAAGTGGTCGAATACGTCGGTAGCGACAGCGCCTCGGGGTCCGCTGGGTGA
- the ribE gene encoding 6,7-dimethyl-8-ribityllumazine synthase, with product MIKTLEGDLRVANTRFCLLVSRFNAFVVESLLAGAIDTLKRHGAEESDLVVVRVPGAFEMPVAAQRIAAKGGFDAIVALGAVIRGGTPHFDYIAGECVKGLAHVSLQYGIPVAFGVLTVDSIEQAIERAGTKAGNKGAEAAMSAIEMVNVLRQLD from the coding sequence ATGATCAAGACCCTAGAGGGCGACCTGCGGGTTGCCAACACGCGCTTCTGCCTGCTGGTATCGCGCTTCAATGCCTTTGTCGTGGAGAGCCTGCTGGCGGGCGCCATCGACACCCTTAAGCGCCACGGTGCCGAGGAATCCGACCTGGTGGTGGTGCGCGTCCCCGGCGCCTTCGAAATGCCGGTGGCCGCCCAGCGCATCGCCGCCAAGGGTGGTTTCGATGCCATCGTCGCCCTTGGGGCCGTCATTCGTGGCGGCACGCCCCACTTCGACTATATCGCCGGCGAGTGCGTCAAGGGCCTGGCCCATGTCAGCCTCCAGTACGGCATTCCGGTGGCCTTCGGCGTCCTGACGGTGGATTCGATCGAGCAGGCCATTGAGCGGGCGGGCACCAAGGCGGGCAACAAGGGCGCCGAGGCGGCCATGTCCGCCATCGAGATGGTCAACGTGCTGCGCCAGCTCGACTGA
- the nusB gene encoding transcription antitermination factor NusB produces MSGRRSQARRYAVLALYQWQITGLAPADIVRHFFDDPAWMQVVAEGLGLHQGEQQSVADALYDMALFQELVRGVPEQVEDLDRQLQTVLDRPLIQVTPVDLAILRLGVYELAHSPRIPFRAILNEAVELAKEFGSTDDSHRYVNGILDRLARTLRPEEFTATPAPATPRASRSGSARASRPAKPTAAAPPEAPATLAPAEPPSAPVPDGDA; encoded by the coding sequence ATGTCAGGACGCCGTAGCCAGGCGCGGCGCTATGCCGTGCTCGCCCTCTATCAGTGGCAGATCACCGGCCTGGCGCCGGCCGATATTGTCCGTCATTTCTTTGATGACCCCGCCTGGATGCAGGTGGTTGCCGAGGGGCTGGGCCTCCACCAGGGGGAACAGCAATCGGTGGCGGACGCCCTCTACGACATGGCCCTCTTTCAGGAGCTGGTGCGCGGCGTGCCCGAGCAGGTCGAGGACCTGGACCGCCAGCTCCAGACGGTCCTCGACCGGCCCTTGATCCAGGTCACCCCCGTGGATCTGGCCATCCTGCGGCTCGGGGTTTACGAGCTGGCCCACAGCCCCCGCATCCCCTTCCGCGCCATCCTCAACGAGGCCGTGGAACTGGCCAAGGAATTTGGCAGCACCGATGATAGCCATCGCTACGTCAACGGCATCCTGGATCGACTGGCCCGCACCCTGAGGCCGGAGGAATTCACGGCCACTCCCGCCCCGGCGACCCCGCGGGCCTCCCGATCGGGGTCCGCACGGGCCTCCAGGCCCGCCAAGCCCACGGCCGCCGCGCCGCCGGAGGCGCCGGCGACTCTCGCTCCCGCAGAGCCCCCATCGGCGCCGGTCCCGGACGGCGACGCCTGA
- the thiL gene encoding thiamine-phosphate kinase, with amino-acid sequence MSEFALIRTHFARLGAGRDDVVLGVGDDCALLRVPPDQELAVSIDTLVAGVHFLADVDPEALGHKCLAVGLSDLAAMGAEPAWATLALTLPGEDPAWLGAFAAGFDALARAHGVALVGGDTTRGPLSITVQVHGLVPAGRAIRRSGARPGDLVCVSGTLGDAGLALRGLLAGEPVAAFPRARLERPTPRLALGLALRGLATAMIDISDGLLADLGHILEESAAREGAPGPQPLGAEIRLADLPLSPPLRAHLAGTPDDWALPLAAGDDYELCFTLPPDQLASLAALSRRLDCPLTPIGHILAGTGGYADPGLICRCPDGGTWTPPRTGFNHFPDPGLGP; translated from the coding sequence TTGTCGGAATTCGCCCTCATCCGCACCCACTTCGCCCGGCTCGGGGCGGGGCGGGACGATGTCGTCCTGGGGGTTGGCGACGACTGCGCCCTGCTGCGGGTGCCACCGGACCAGGAACTGGCGGTCAGCATCGACACCCTGGTGGCCGGCGTCCATTTCCTGGCCGATGTCGATCCCGAGGCCCTGGGCCACAAGTGCCTGGCGGTGGGCCTGAGCGATCTCGCCGCCATGGGGGCGGAACCGGCCTGGGCGACCCTGGCCCTGACCCTGCCTGGGGAGGACCCGGCCTGGCTCGGGGCCTTCGCCGCCGGTTTTGACGCCCTGGCCCGGGCGCATGGGGTGGCCCTCGTCGGTGGCGACACCACGCGCGGGCCTCTGAGCATCACGGTGCAGGTCCATGGCCTGGTGCCGGCAGGTCGGGCTATCCGCCGCTCCGGGGCCCGGCCCGGGGATCTGGTGTGCGTCAGCGGTACCCTGGGCGACGCCGGGCTGGCCCTACGCGGCCTGCTGGCGGGGGAGCCCGTGGCGGCCTTCCCCCGCGCCCGTCTGGAGCGGCCGACGCCGCGGCTGGCCCTGGGTCTCGCCCTGCGCGGCCTGGCGACGGCCATGATCGACATCTCCGACGGCCTGCTGGCGGACCTAGGGCATATCCTGGAGGAGAGCGCCGCGCGGGAGGGCGCCCCGGGGCCCCAACCGCTCGGCGCCGAGATCCGCCTGGCCGACCTGCCCCTGTCACCGCCCCTGAGGGCCCATCTCGCCGGAACCCCGGACGACTGGGCCCTGCCCCTGGCCGCGGGCGACGACTATGAACTCTGCTTCACCCTGCCCCCGGACCAGTTGGCCAGCCTCGCCGCCCTGTCCCGGCGACTGGACTGCCCCCTGACCCCCATCGGCCATATCCTGGCCGGGACCGGGGGGTACGCCGATCCGGGCCTGATCTGCCGCTGCCCAGATGGCGGCACCTGGACCCCCCCGCGGACGGGCTTCAATCACTTTCCGGACCCTGGCTTAGGTCCATGA
- a CDS encoding phosphatidylglycerophosphatase A has product MTAPAPIRLRWDWRRPHHWIAFGFGAGLSPLAPGTAGTLIAIPLYLVLQDLPPLGYLLVLAILFLVGLWACDKTARELGASDPGAIVWDEILGFLVTMALAPPGWIWILLGFILFRLFDIFKPWPIGALDRRIKGGLGILLDDLVAGLMAWGILHLVLALSR; this is encoded by the coding sequence ATGACCGCTCCCGCACCCATCAGACTCCGTTGGGACTGGCGCCGGCCCCACCACTGGATCGCCTTCGGCTTTGGCGCGGGTCTCTCGCCCCTGGCGCCCGGCACGGCCGGCACCCTCATCGCCATTCCCCTCTATCTGGTCCTCCAGGACCTGCCGCCCCTCGGTTACCTGCTGGTGCTGGCGATCCTGTTTCTGGTGGGCCTCTGGGCCTGCGACAAGACCGCCCGCGAACTCGGCGCCAGCGATCCCGGCGCCATCGTCTGGGACGAGATCCTCGGCTTTCTGGTCACCATGGCCCTGGCCCCCCCGGGCTGGATCTGGATCCTGCTGGGCTTTATCCTCTTTCGCCTGTTCGATATCTTCAAGCCCTGGCCGATCGGCGCCCTGGACCGGCGGATCAAGGGCGGCCTCGGCATCCTCCTGGACGACCTGGTCGCCGGCCTCATGGCCTGGGGTATCCTGCACCTGGTGCTGGCCTTAAGCCGCTAA
- a CDS encoding TlpA family protein disulfide reductase, with product MPIPSRSSTAYPLNRRRFLATTTGLALAALSTSAWALAKGLTPLETPAPAPALRLQDLGGKTIDLAQYRGRVVLVNFWATWCPPCRKEFPSLGRVRQLFKPEEFEVLAVNVDEDRETALAFAGAAGFPVLLDTNSKATMSWPLKGLPTSFIVDPQGRLAFSLAGEQEFDGPEVVKAIRGLLQP from the coding sequence ATGCCCATCCCGTCCCGATCCTCGACCGCCTACCCCCTGAATCGCCGGCGCTTCCTGGCCACCACTACGGGTCTGGCCCTGGCGGCCCTCTCCACGTCCGCCTGGGCGCTGGCCAAGGGTCTGACGCCCCTGGAGACACCCGCGCCCGCGCCAGCCTTGCGGCTGCAGGACCTGGGGGGTAAGACCATCGATCTCGCCCAATACCGGGGGCGCGTGGTGCTGGTCAATTTCTGGGCCACCTGGTGCCCGCCCTGCCGCAAGGAATTCCCCTCCCTAGGCCGGGTGCGCCAACTCTTTAAGCCCGAGGAATTCGAGGTCCTGGCCGTCAATGTGGACGAGGATCGGGAAACGGCCCTGGCCTTCGCGGGGGCCGCGGGCTTTCCAGTCCTGCTCGACACCAACTCGAAGGCCACCATGAGCTGGCCGCTCAAGGGCCTGCCCACCAGTTTTATTGTCGATCCCCAGGGGCGCCTGGCCTTCAGCCTCGCCGGCGAACAGGAATTCGACGGCCCGGAGGTGGTGAAGGCGATCCGGGGCCTGCTGCAACCCTGA
- a CDS encoding SAM-dependent DNA methyltransferase — MDQATHNKIVSFIWGIADDVLRDLFKRGKYPDVILPMCVIRRMDAVLEPTKKKVLETRHMLDEARIIEQRAALCAAAEQAFYNTSKFTLRDLKSRGSQQQLLADFEDYLNGFSPNVQDILDNFKFRNQLQTLSKADAIGTLINKFLDPDIDLSPAGIDNHSMGTVFEELVRKFNEENNEEAGEHWTPRDAVRLMANLVFLPIEAEIRSGTYLLYDCACGTGGMLTVAEETLASIGNKRGQQVSCLLYGQEINPETYAVCKADMLLKGEGESADHIVGGAEWSTLSHDAFPAQEFDFMLANPPYGKSWKKDLEAMGGKDGMRDPRFKVMHQGEELSLVTRSSDGQMLFLANMASKMNGKSALGSRIAEVHNGSSLFTGDAGQGESNIRRWLIENDWLEAIVALPLNLFYNTGIATYVWVLSNKKPAHRKGQVQLIDASQWFKPLRKNLGKKNCELSPEDIERISRTFLDFKETPESKIFLGAAFGYWKVTVERPLRLHSQLTLKAIETLRFTSGDEDIRATLYDEFGDDLFTKFAKVSAALEKRLADWGNDVDEGDDEDGGSAKKGLPEKKRKKLLDPRTWERDGRLVEVATKLRASLGDTLFEDHNLFRDRVDAALDKAGIKLAAADLKQILKAVSWREETAPPVIAKLHKPGKAKADPLHGLFEATVEGKAAIVEYEPDSDLRDTEQVPLLEGGGIEAFIRREVLPYTADAWIKRDATKTGYEVSFTRHFYKPQPLRTLEEISADILAIEKEAEGLLDGLLKGAKP; from the coding sequence ATGGATCAAGCTACCCACAACAAGATCGTCTCCTTCATCTGGGGCATCGCCGACGACGTCCTGCGCGACCTGTTCAAGCGGGGAAAGTACCCCGACGTCATCCTGCCCATGTGCGTCATCCGCCGCATGGACGCCGTGCTCGAGCCGACCAAGAAGAAGGTGCTCGAAACCAGGCACATGCTCGACGAAGCGCGCATCATCGAGCAGCGCGCCGCCCTGTGCGCTGCTGCGGAGCAAGCCTTCTACAACACCTCGAAGTTCACGCTGCGCGACCTCAAGTCGCGAGGCAGTCAGCAGCAACTTCTGGCCGACTTCGAGGACTACCTCAACGGCTTCTCGCCCAACGTCCAGGACATCCTCGACAACTTCAAGTTTCGCAACCAGCTACAGACGCTGTCGAAGGCCGATGCCATCGGCACGCTGATCAACAAGTTCCTCGACCCCGACATCGACCTCTCGCCGGCCGGCATCGACAACCACTCGATGGGGACGGTCTTCGAGGAGCTGGTCCGCAAGTTCAACGAGGAGAACAACGAGGAAGCGGGCGAGCACTGGACCCCGCGCGACGCCGTTCGATTGATGGCAAACCTCGTGTTTCTGCCGATCGAGGCCGAGATCCGGTCCGGCACCTACCTGCTCTACGACTGCGCCTGCGGCACGGGCGGCATGCTCACCGTCGCCGAAGAAACCCTCGCCTCAATCGGCAACAAGCGCGGCCAGCAGGTCAGTTGCCTGCTGTACGGCCAGGAGATAAACCCCGAGACCTACGCCGTCTGCAAGGCGGACATGCTGCTGAAGGGCGAAGGCGAAAGCGCCGACCACATCGTCGGGGGCGCGGAGTGGTCCACGCTCTCCCACGATGCCTTCCCCGCCCAAGAGTTCGACTTCATGCTCGCCAACCCGCCCTACGGGAAAAGCTGGAAGAAGGACCTCGAAGCGATGGGCGGCAAGGACGGCATGCGCGACCCGCGCTTCAAGGTGATGCACCAGGGCGAGGAACTGTCGCTCGTCACCCGCTCCAGCGACGGGCAGATGCTCTTCCTCGCCAACATGGCCTCGAAGATGAACGGTAAGTCGGCGCTGGGCAGTCGCATTGCCGAGGTCCACAACGGCTCGTCGCTCTTCACCGGCGACGCGGGCCAGGGCGAGAGCAACATCCGCCGCTGGCTGATCGAGAACGATTGGCTCGAAGCCATCGTCGCGCTGCCGCTCAACCTCTTCTACAACACCGGCATCGCCACCTACGTCTGGGTGCTGTCCAACAAGAAGCCCGCGCACCGCAAGGGCCAGGTGCAGCTCATCGACGCCAGCCAGTGGTTCAAGCCGCTGCGCAAAAACCTCGGCAAGAAGAACTGCGAGCTCTCGCCCGAGGACATCGAGCGCATCAGCCGCACCTTCCTCGACTTCAAAGAGACCCCGGAATCGAAGATCTTCCTGGGCGCCGCCTTTGGCTACTGGAAGGTCACCGTCGAGCGCCCTCTGCGCCTGCACAGCCAGCTCACGCTCAAGGCAATCGAGACGCTGCGTTTCACGTCAGGCGACGAGGACATCCGCGCGACGCTCTACGACGAGTTCGGCGACGACCTCTTCACCAAGTTCGCCAAGGTCTCCGCCGCGCTGGAGAAGCGCCTGGCCGACTGGGGCAACGACGTGGACGAGGGCGACGACGAAGACGGCGGCAGCGCCAAGAAGGGCCTGCCCGAGAAGAAGCGCAAGAAGTTGCTCGACCCCAGGACTTGGGAGCGCGACGGCCGCCTGGTCGAGGTCGCCACAAAGCTGCGGGCGTCGCTCGGCGACACGCTGTTCGAAGACCACAACCTGTTCCGCGACCGCGTGGACGCCGCGCTCGATAAGGCCGGCATCAAGCTCGCCGCCGCCGACCTGAAGCAGATACTCAAGGCCGTGAGCTGGCGCGAGGAGACCGCGCCGCCCGTCATCGCCAAGCTGCACAAGCCCGGCAAGGCCAAGGCCGACCCGCTGCACGGGCTGTTCGAGGCCACGGTGGAGGGCAAGGCGGCCATCGTCGAGTACGAGCCCGACAGTGACCTGCGCGACACCGAGCAGGTGCCGCTGCTCGAAGGCGGCGGCATCGAGGCCTTCATCCGCCGCGAGGTGCTGCCCTACACGGCGGATGCCTGGATCAAGCGGGACGCAACCAAGACCGGCTACGAGGTGAGCTTCACGCGGCACTTCTACAAGCCGCAGCCGCTGCGCACGCTGGAGGAGATCAGCGCCGACATCCTCGCCATCGAGAAGGAAGCCGAGGGGCTGCTGGATGGGCTGTTGAAGGGGGCGAAGCCGTGA
- a CDS encoding virulence RhuM family protein encodes MADLFQTTQQNVSFHLQNIYEEGELHPEATHKEFLSVRREGKRDVQRTLDFYNLDAIIPMRMGDWVAKLDGFLRLNEREILTHGGRIAHEEAVGHATQEYDAFHRERLAEKAARPDDFDEAVRALPAAKPARKKKRRAP; translated from the coding sequence ATGGCCGACCTGTTCCAGACGACCCAGCAGAACGTCAGTTTTCATCTCCAGAACATCTACGAGGAAGGCGAGCTGCATCCCGAGGCAACTCACAAGGAATTCTTGTCGGTTCGTCGCGAGGGCAAGAGGGATGTACAGCGCACTCTCGATTTCTACAACCTCGACGCGATCATCCCCATGCGCATGGGCGATTGGGTGGCCAAGCTCGACGGCTTCCTTCGCCTCAACGAGCGCGAAATCCTCACCCACGGCGGGCGCATTGCCCACGAGGAGGCGGTCGGTCACGCCACCCAGGAGTACGACGCTTTCCACCGCGAACGCCTCGCCGAGAAGGCCGCAAGGCCTGACGACTTTGACGAAGCTGTGCGCGCGCTGCCGGCGGCGAAGCCTGCACGCAAGAAGAAGCGGCGAGCGCCATGA